Proteins from one Malaya genurostris strain Urasoe2022 chromosome 2, Malgen_1.1, whole genome shotgun sequence genomic window:
- the LOC131432599 gene encoding protein disulfide-isomerase A4-like produces the protein MKSILVVAFVIFQTVYCANLFPSENGVLVLDPTSFDAALRQYPVLLVEFFAPWCRYCQALAPKYASAAGQLASMNATVKLAKLDAHQYSEFASRYGVQRYPTLKLFNHGTVSEYGGEHEQSPIVQWLMQFERKIGASPVVKSSPTDVFPHLSRSKFNATIAVNPLIVVEFYSPACSHCRTFAPVFLEIAKELATINPNIKFAKVDGTREAALLTEQNVSSYPTIKLFLNGHPLTYEGSRDKESIINWLLTASRTASSFVKREVSFQPDVRGELFRSEGNDSQQVLPTVLNLILLMAVAFLLTWT, from the coding sequence ATGAAGTCAATTCTGGTGGTAgcattcgtcatttttcaaactgtttattGTGCGAATTTATTTCCTTCGGAAAATGGTGTTCTGGTTCTGGATCCAACGAGCTTCGATGCAGCTCTCCGGCAATATCCGGTGCTGTTGGTAGAATTTTTTGCTCCCTGGTGCCGATACTGTCAGGCACTCGCTCCGAAGTATGCCAGTGCTGCTGGACAACTTGCCAGCATGAACGCCACTGTCAAACTGGCAAAACTCGACGCCCATCAGTATTCTGAATTTGCCAGCCGGTATGGAGTTCAACGATACCCAACTTTGAAGCTGTTTAATCACGGAACTGTTTCCGAGTATGGCGGCGAGCACGAACAGTCTCCAATCGTCCAATGGCTAATGCAGTTTGAGCGGAAAATCGGTGCATCCCCGGTTGTGAAAAGTTCTCCAACTGACGTTTTTCCTCATCTGTCACGGAGCAAGTTTAACGCTACCATCGCAGTGAACCCGCTCATTGTGGTGGAATTTTACTCTCCCGCGTGTTCCCATTGTCGGACTTTCGCACCAGTGTTTCTAGAAATTGCCAAGGAACTTGCCACCATCAATCCGAACATCAAATTTGCGAAAGTAGACGGTACCCGAGAGGCAGCTTTGCTGACTGAGCAAAACGTTTCGTCGTATCCGACTATAAAATTGTTCCTAAATGGTCATCCTTTGACATACGAAGGTAGCAGAGACAAAGAGTCGATCATCAACTGGCTCCTCACCGCCTCCCGTACAGCGTCTTCATTCGTGAAAAGAGAAGTTTCCTTCCAGCCTGATGTCCGAGGTGAGCTGTTCCGTTCCGAGGGCAACGATTCTCAGCAAGTGCTTCCGACCGTGCTAAATCTTATCCTGCTAATGGCCGTTGCCTTCCTCCTGACTTGGACCTAA